In one window of Zingiber officinale cultivar Zhangliang chromosome 11A, Zo_v1.1, whole genome shotgun sequence DNA:
- the LOC122031471 gene encoding probable CCR4-associated factor 1 homolog 11 codes for MAVAVVNNDMLISSSAASTSRVEVRSVWAHNLDEEFSLIRSALPFHPFVALDTEYPGVVVTSKGPYCTLTLPQRYDLIRANVEALRIVQVGLTLSDAAGNLPCALYSDGTYVRYVWEFNFRDFDISRDRYAPSSVELLKANGIDFQKNQMWGIDSCRFAQHLATSGLLSFGHFSPVSWVTFQGAYDFAFLVKMLTCDCELPKTVREFLHLVHFFFGKRVFDVKHLSKHCSGLYGGLERVASTVQVERAVGSRHQSGSDSLLTWQVFYQIASRVNPQLIDRPEHMGALFDLELRPIA; via the coding sequence ATGGCTGTCGCAGTTGTCAACAACGATATGCTAATTTCCTCTTCCGCCGCCAGCACCAGCAGAGTCGAGGTTCGCTCCGTGTGGGCTCATAACCTCGACGAGGAGTTTTCCCTCATCCGTTCCGCCCTCCCGTTCCACCCCTTCGTAGCATTGGACACCGAGTATCCTGGCGTCGTCGTCACTTCCAAAGGTCCCTACTGCACCCTCACCCTCCCCCAGCGCTACGACTTGATCCGGGCCAACGTCGAGGCCCTCCGCATCGTCCAGGTTGGTCTCACTCTCTCCGACGCTGCCGGCAACCTCCCATGTGCCCTCTACAGTGACGGCACTTATGTGCGTTACGTGTGGGAATTTAATTTCCGCGACTTCGACATCAGCCGCGACCGTTACGCCCCTTCCTCCGTCGAGCTGCTCAAGGCTAATGGCATCGACTTCCAAAAGAATCAAATGTGGGGCATCGACTCTTGCAGATTCGCCCAGCACTTGGCCACCTCCGGCTTGCTTTCCTTTGGCCACTTTTCTCCCGTCTCCTGGGTTACCTTCCAAGGCGCCTATGACTTCGCGTTCCTAGTGAAGATGCTGACATGCGACTGCGAATTACCAAAGACCGTTCGTGAGTTCTTGCACCTTGTTCACTTCTTTTTCGGCAAAAGGGTGTTCGATGTGAAGCACCTTAGCAAGCATTGTTCTGGGCTTTACGGAGGATTGGAGCGGGTGGCCTCTACAGTCCAAGTTGAGCGAGCAGTGGGATCTCGACATCAGTCCGGCTCCGATAGCTTATTAACATGGCAGGTGTTCTACCAAATCGCTTCTCGTGTGAATCCACAACTCATCGATCGTCCAGAACACATGGGAGCACTCTTTGACCTCGAACTCCGGCCAATAGCATAG